The DNA sequence atatgtatttgttatgaatttatactcataaatgaaactttattgttccttaaaaaaaatgaattaaattaaaagttaattaaaaaaaaaatgattttcaaataatcaatagttttactgattaattaattaaatttaatatattaattatataattttagcatttaataacaatattaagcTAGAGTTAGAGCATTTCCGAATCCACCCTAATTAGTATAATAATTGAcacaactaatttttaataaaatgaataaatttcaattttgaaatttcgcacCAAGTTGCCGCTACTAGGCGTCGCTGTAGCCgacgttaaaatttttgctgaAGTGGGGGGCAGTCGATGAATCGCAAATCGATTGCTACGCATCAACTGACGGTTCgatagcggcagtcagtatTATCGAGAATGGCAGTAGTAGTCCAGATCCTTCTTTACGTTTGAACTGAAACACAATATTGCAGTTACGTCGtgtaattatctataaaatttgttgctcatagttattgtttaattaaattgtgcagcatttataaaatttaaattgtgcaaagtgtcTGTGGTGCAGTTAAGTGTTGAGGGTTCAGTGCTGGTGTAAAGTGTTGCTGATGGCTGATGCTGATTccttccaagttcctgagcaaaatcatctggcatcgtctggtgggaaatagcagttaagtgacgttgtttagctgcaatacacttggagtaatttaattcaaatcttcAAGTGTAtcaggacacccttctgcatattattacctcaccaaggtttgttcaaacactcaagtgtttttttttttaattttttaaatatttttttatcatatgccgccattttattttgacgtacgatttttaatttttatctagtttctgataatttgtttttcaaacatttaaatttaccgtgcaagcaatgaaaataattaataaaaataaaaaatttcgaatatattttttagcctGGGTGCGTTAGGAAATTTATCCTTTAGCCTTAGCTCTGACCAAGCGTTGTCATATAGCGAGAGCTAGAGCTGGAGCATAGCTgaatgtctgctacatttacactcatactccaagattatttttaattattatgaaagtagttgagttttgaattttttaaattacctataattcatttaaataattaatgacaatttcgtaatttataaaaaaattaatataaagcgaattttttaattaattcttttttatctcttgtataattttttcacaaaattaaaaagtatttcccgctttttatttgaaaggctataaataaaattatagtaattaaaaatataaacaatcactcagtatttaaaaattaaaaaattagcagtcttgcaacttgaaaaaaataaaaatatcagcagcaataaaattatcgacTGAGTATTgcatcatttatatttttttttcatccgaACTCACGTTGTCTTAAcctaaaatacatatttaaaaactttacgATCACCAAGTATCATTGGTGAggttaaaaacaataatataaaaaaatttaaataaataaatctaagaaaaaaattattatcctgtggataataaataaaactatagtTGTTATGGCAAAATATTTAGTGCAAATAGTAGTCTTGGGTACGCAAGTTATAGGCAGAGCATTTGCCCGAGCGTTACGTCAAGAAATAGCAGCAAGCCAAGAAGCTGCTAAACGTGCTGGTGGTGGTGCTAAAGGTGCTAGAAGTGCTGCGACAACTGCAAGAACTGGTTTATCTCTTGAAGAAGcactcaaaatattaaatgtcgAAAAACCTGATCAAAAAGAagccattgaaaaaaattacaaatatctCTTTGATGCCAACGACAGATCCAAAGGTGGTTCGTTTTATTTACAATCGAAGGTTGTACGAGCGAAGGAACGACTTGATGAAGAATTACGAAATATCAAAGAACatcaaactcaaaaaaaaaatactgacaaTTGATTATTGGTTATTTTCTAATaggatattttaattagactgtaaataatttaattaaaagaataacTCATTTATtcccttattttttttgtgctgatattttttttcttttttgaatgaaatgtagagttgtaaataaaatatagaatcttattgttaaatttattgtttttaaatttatttttattattattaacactattattattattattattaatatcattattaattattagtagtgtcttattaattatttaataattaattgtaagttttatttcaaaattatctagagaatggaatttttcaataatttaaatttggcgCGATTTTTACAAATTTGGCGCATGCGTGATTTTAAAAGATGGCCTTTAGAATACAAAATTTGTTGGTATTCTTAAGTCCTAagagtttttagttttcagtTGGACTTGATATGAAAAGCgtcagtttattttataattaattattaattttagataattaataaataagtgatTGAGTGGGTTATTAATTAGTGTTTGTTAATTACAGTGAAGTgtgtgaattatttataaatttttttaaaaagtgttaaaatttaagtgttaaaaaaaagtgaagtgTTAATTATTGGAGGCATTCTTTGAGTGTtgatttattttgagttaagaAGCACATGgttgtttatttgaattttgatttaaataatttttttaatggtatatgaaaatttttaattttacataaacgGACTTTGagatattgattaaaaaaattatttagaattaaGAGAAAAGGCGAAATCAGCAGATTAAAcatttatctaattttatgtttacaaaaacgcttaataattaacttaagtGAAATCccgccattaaaaaaattcaaattttacccgcgtaattcaaaatattcaagtaaGATGGCGTTAATGAATTATTcttgtaaaaagaaaaaataaatacgtcAATGTGTCAAAAATAATGACATAAAATATTCCAATATACTATTGGaatccataaatcaatttaaataaattatcagtgtacttaattgttaaattaccACGAGTTTTTATAAacgtaattcaaaaattcatttgaattactATGTCACTGTCatttcaataagaaaatattttgacagTTTAATATGTTATTAACCTCATTggaattaaatcaaaatttcaattatttaattaatacactatttaaaaataattacaaaattaaattcatcaagTGGTCGATTGTCAAAAcgtgatttaaatattcagttaaaatttttttttttttttaaattattaagtgaataattaatacaatggAGGCAACATGTAATGTAAAtagtaatgaattaaattttgtaaatacaaCAGATACATtagatataaataatcataatgataataataactccgatttaattaattcgttatcaggtaattatttttttttttttattttaaaaaacattctgctgttaagaaaaaaatattttgtgatttaatttttttaataaaaatttgtagatcTGTTTTATTGAAAGACGAAggaagtaattatttttttaattaactataattttctacaacggaaatttttttttatttagaattatttttaaaaactcaaaaattgagattttacatttttcaattcattttttacttctagcaagtaaattattaaatttacgttGATAGTGGTCAGgtccttttttgtagaaaattgaattctctacaagtttggttcttgtaatttttttcgtatcttaGATAGTTTCgtcagaatttaaatttaaagtttctgtgaaaaaaaaatttttttaactgattgcaataaaactttttatttactataattatttctagCAATTAAACTattaagttattataaaaattgataaggacTTTTTTATGCAGaattcaattctctacaaaattgtattGAGTCATTTTTTCTGTATCTGCAATAGTTtacttgttatttatattttttaataccgtaacaaaattatttcatatcctagctcaattttttataaaaaaaattttgaataaattttgtagtacttaaaaattttaaaaacaaacagtAGAATGttctcttataattataaaatatgtaaacaaataataaaatgtatattttaatagattccagtaaaaatgaaagtaataatGAGACTAAGCTCCAAGataatgagaaaaataaacaagcaGATAATGATGAGGATCAATTATCAgataatatagaaaatttatcagcagtaaataatttacagttGCTGCcaatttatgaaaatgataaaattaatgataataatataaatttagggaatttacaatttaaaagtataaaaataaatgaaagtacGATAGTAgatggtaataataaattaataaataaattatcattgcCTTCACATTCAAATCTAATTCAATCTAGTGTTCCgcttattaataaaagtcgtcatttatttaattttataactgaaAAGTCAACAAATATTATGGAAAAAGCATTACTACCCCAGTATTTACAGCAAcgtgatttaattaatcagaAACAGATTATTGGTGCTAATGATGATAACTCAGTATTAAATGGTgaagatgatgataaaaaaagtcaagttaTCAAAGatgaaaatgaagaaaaagtaaaagttaattatctGCACCAAGcaggaaataataaaatagttggTGGGGataaagaaattcaaaattgtcgAATTGATAATGATGGAGATGAGGAGATTGAGTATACAGTGCTGCtagatgaatataaaaaaattaaaaatgataaaatacatTTAGAAGAACGGATTAAAGAATTAGAAAATGGGAACCAATTTTCTTctaaggtaatttttttttgtttattatttattttgaatttaaataaattgagttaaaagtaaaatgggttattaatttttttggaggTTCGTTTATTACGGTTCATTTTGCCccataattgataaaatattttttttaacaatggGACTATAAggattttgataaaaaatttttttaatgcttttttttgaataatccAATTTACCcttcaataaaaaactgttctggaagttttaaaatttgtggtttaaaattatactctTGACCTTTTTTGTGGCCCACCTTGCCccgctgaaaattttttgtttttataaattcgagaTTGAacactattaattaattaatactgttctcataattttttttgtggtccattttacctttcaatgaaaattatttttattttgtcagttCAAAGAATTtgggattttaatttttaaataataatttcaaaattagtatttttaaattattttcgaattttttttattgctgtgacccattttacccattagtaaaaaacctttttttcttattgattcaaaatttacttaatgattaaataaattaaattagacaaaaaacaattttgcCCCATAATACAAAAAGCTTCTTGTCCAGAtactttttgttaataaaaatcccattaaagaatttaaattttttcaaatcaattttaaatcgattctTTAATgcggcccattttaccccctagtaaaaatattttttcagtacgaaaaaaattcgctcaaaaaaatcataaaaattattctaaaattaaggattaataatttatattttcacatgtgacccattttacccctctagcaaaaatgtttttttagtacgttaaaattaaaaaagaaaaatcttaataattaatttcaaattaggaattaataatttaaatccttACACGCGGCCCATTTTACTCCATAtttcagtaaattaaaaaaaaattcttattccAGGAATCGATACCGTCATCAATAGACAATCGCGACGCAACAATAAACCGTCTAACCCTCGAACTGCGCAGCGCCCTCTCTCAGAAAGAAAATCTTCACCAGCAATACACTTCCGCAAACAAAGAGCGCGAAAGTATGGTAATGAAATACGCCATCTCCGAGAAACAGCGCCTAGATCTCCAGCGTACTCTTGACCAATCTCACTCTCGTCTCAAACAATTAACTTCCGATAACGAAATAATAacctcaaaattaaaaactgcATTCAATGAACGCTCACGCGTAGCTCAAATGCTTGACGTTAAATGCCGTGAGTTAATTGACGCGCAAAAAGAACTCGAAAAACTTCGCGAAGATCTCGATATCCGTGAGGTCAAATTAAAATGGACGCAAGCAAAACTTAAAAGTGAGACCCAGTTACACAAAGAAACTTCAGACAAATTAGAAAAAGCCTTAACGCGAATTAACGAATTGAAAGACGAGTGTGAAAATGTCCGTCGCGAGTCTTCGgagtcaattaaaaaatttcagcagTCAGAAGAAAACAAAGCAGTGACTTTAGATCAACAATTGAAAGAACAGCACGCGCGTTTAATTCTCGAGCGTCATGTTGTCGAAGACAAAGAAGCCGTGAGACTCCAATTACTCAAAGAAATAGAGACTTTGAATCATCGCCAGCAGGTTttgattgaagaaaataatgttTTGACACTTCGCTGTAATGATTTTGAGGccattaataatcaattaaaaaaaagttatgatgAATTGAAGGTTATAAGTGAGGAAAGATTGAAAGCGATCAATGACTTGACCCTAAAAACCGAGGCATTGGAGTCTACTAGGTTAGAATTAGTCGGGAAGAATCAGGAACTAGCGGCCATTGGAAATGAACTAGAGCGACTCCGTACGGCAAATAAAGAATTACAAAATGACATGGATTGTTGTGTGGAAAGAGAAAATCAGATGCTCGAATTCACTCAGAAATTGACGGATAAAAATGTTAGGTTACAATCTGACTCCACTATGATGGAGTCAAGGCTCAAGGAGTTGGAACGAGAACAGGGACCGCTGAGGGAACAAGTCAAGGAACTGAAGATTAAGATCAAGGAAATGGCGGAAGAATTGAAGGAAGAAAAGAAGAAACGAGTTGACGAATGTGAGATACTGGCGCGACATCTTGCCGAGCAGACCAAAATGGCGGAAGATTTGAAGCAGATGTTGGAAGACAGTAGGGGAGAGAATTCGGTGCTGAAGAGAAAGCATCAGATGACGATTAAGGAGTTGACTAGAGAAGTGggacaattgaaaaaaaaattagaggtTACGGAAAGTAATGCAGATGGCGCTAAAGTAGCGGATACTAGAACTCCGTCGGTAATGTCTTTAAATGACGAGACCAATGGAGACGCTGACGttggaattatttataatgaactGGATAAGCAGGCGTTAATTGAGAGGGTTATTAAATTACAGAGGATTAATGTCAAAAGGGCggaaaaattagattttttggAAGAACATGCCAGGGTTTTAGTAACGGAGTTACAGAAGAAGACTAAAATTATAcagaattatattttgaatgaaaattttgacgcAATGGGAAGCAATGAACGTGATAGATATAAGGtaagtgtttttttaattttgaggtTATATTGGGGTAGCAAATAAGAATTTCATGGAATAATTGttgagaaaattttgtaatttattgctGCGTAAGAATGTGAAAAGTCACAGGGATATGGTAAGAACTATAggttattttagtttttaatttttaagtgattaaTTTGAGGTTAAGGTAGTTGTCCTGCTACAGTATTGacaaaaagttatatttgatatttacgGTAAGAGTAGGTTAGGTGGTAGTTAAAACGAGACATTGCTTTTGTTTGATACTGTACTTGTGAGAAGTTTACCTACACACTACTCATATATACGTATACACAAATACTGttgaatattttcttaaattataatctgACAACGTCGTATATGCTCTACCAGTTGCTGTATAGTGCACTGAGTATctgtttaaatttaccgctcaAATAGTACTATGCACACTCGCGTACAGCCTTGTCAGATTGTTTTTTTCCAATTCACCGACATGTATATTCTTTCATTTATTGTTGAGCTTTGCGTCGCTATATCTCAGCAATAAGATGATgaatacttttgtttttttttttttgaaaaaaattgaggacaaattcattaattttctgttagtttttcaaaagtttctgacttagtttttttattagaattatgAACGCGACTTGAAACGCATACTCCTCATTTCTCGCAATGTTAATGATCCgaactttaattataaatatctcgAATTAGAAATGGTCAATCgacttcaaattttattggtaTTTGTATCTCAATACATTCAATgagtatcaaaaattttagaacTTTCTGTCACTATGTCCATCACCCGACAATTACCTT is a window from the Microplitis demolitor isolate Queensland-Clemson2020A chromosome 4, iyMicDemo2.1a, whole genome shotgun sequence genome containing:
- the LOC103580878 gene encoding mitochondrial import inner membrane translocase subunit Tim16, whose protein sequence is MAKYLVQIVVLGTQVIGRAFARALRQEIAASQEAAKRAGGGAKGARSAATTARTGLSLEEALKILNVEKPDQKEAIEKNYKYLFDANDRSKGGSFYLQSKVVRAKERLDEELRNIKEHQTQKKNTDN
- the LOC103580952 gene encoding coiled-coil domain-containing protein 186, which gives rise to MEATCNVNSNELNFVNTTDTLDINNHNDNNNSDLINSLSDSSKNESNNETKLQDNEKNKQADNDEDQLSDNIENLSAVNNLQLLPIYENDKINDNNINLGNLQFKSIKINESTIVDGNNKLINKLSLPSHSNLIQSSVPLINKSRHLFNFITEKSTNIMEKALLPQYLQQRDLINQKQIIGANDDNSVLNGEDDDKKSQVIKDENEEKVKVNYLHQAGNNKIVGGDKEIQNCRIDNDGDEEIEYTVLLDEYKKIKNDKIHLEERIKELENGNQFSSKESIPSSIDNRDATINRLTLELRSALSQKENLHQQYTSANKERESMVMKYAISEKQRLDLQRTLDQSHSRLKQLTSDNEIITSKLKTAFNERSRVAQMLDVKCRELIDAQKELEKLREDLDIREVKLKWTQAKLKSETQLHKETSDKLEKALTRINELKDECENVRRESSESIKKFQQSEENKAVTLDQQLKEQHARLILERHVVEDKEAVRLQLLKEIETLNHRQQVLIEENNVLTLRCNDFEAINNQLKKSYDELKVISEERLKAINDLTLKTEALESTRLELVGKNQELAAIGNELERLRTANKELQNDMDCCVERENQMLEFTQKLTDKNVRLQSDSTMMESRLKELEREQGPLREQVKELKIKIKEMAEELKEEKKKRVDECEILARHLAEQTKMAEDLKQMLEDSRGENSVLKRKHQMTIKELTREVGQLKKKLEVTESNADGAKVADTRTPSVMSLNDETNGDADVGIIYNELDKQALIERVIKLQRINVKRAEKLDFLEEHARVLVTELQKKTKIIQNYILNENFDAMGSNERDRYKAELIKHGGIMASVYHQRVSDDNMTLELSLEINQKLQAVLEDALLKNITLKDNIDTLGDEIAKLTIQNQKISK